The Pseudomonas sp. HOU2 DNA window GCTCAAGGATCACCCCGAAGACAAGCAGCGCTGGCTTGACGGTGTGACCACTTTCGACGGCAAACCGGCCGCTGAAAATCTGCAACTGACCAGCAAATAAATCACCCCGAATAAACGCTTCGCAGCCCCGAAAAGGGCTGCGGACAGACCCATCACGCCTGAAGGAAACCGCACCATGAACCACGACGTCATCATCACCTGCGCACTCACCGGTGCTGGCGACACGACCGCCAAAAGCCCCCACGTGCCGGTCACCCCAAAACAGATCGCCGCGGCTGCAGTAGAAGCGGCCAAGGCCGGCGCCACCGTCGTCCATTGCCATGTGCGCGACCCGCAGACCGGCAAGTTCAGCCGTGACGTGGCGCTGTACCGCGAAGTGATGGAGCGCATCCGCGAGGCCGATGTCGACATCATCGTCAACCTCACCGCTGGGATGGGCGGCGACCTGGAAATCGGTGCCGGCGAGCACCCGATGGAGTTCGGCCCGAACACCGACCTGGTCGGCCCGCTGACCCGTCTGGCCCACGTTGAAGAACTGCTGCCGGAAATCTGCACCCTCGATTGCGGCACGCTGAACTTCGGCGACGGCGACACCATTTACGTCTCGACCCCGGCGCAACTGCGCGCCGGCGCCAAGCGCATCACCGAGCTGGGGGTGAAGGCCGAGCTGGAAATTTTCGACACCGGTCACCTGTGGTTCGCCAAGCAGATGATCAAGGAAGGCCTGCTCGACAACCCGCTGTTCCAGCTATGCCTGGGCATCCCGTGGGGCGCCCCCGCCGACACCACCACCATGAAAGCCATGGTCGACAACCTGCCCGCCGATGCGGTGTGGGCCGGGTTCGGCATCGGCCGCATGCAGATGCCGATGGCCGCGCAAGCGGTGCTGCTCGGCGGCAACGTGCGGGTCGGCCTGGAAGACAACCTGTGGCTGGACAAGGGTGTGCTGGCCACCAACGGCCAACTGGTCGAACGCGCCACCGAGATCCTCAGCCGCCTCGGCGCCCGCGTGCTGACCCCGGCTGAAGGCCGCAAGAAGATGGGCCTGACCCAGCGCGGCTGACCTCAGCCAAAAAAATGGGGCCCTGACTGCCCCCCAAACTTCACCTGTAGGAGCTGCCGCAGGCTGCGATCTTTTGATCTTGCTTCAAACAATCAAAATCAAAAGATCGCAGCCTGCGGCAGCTCCTACAGGAAACACTTTCTTCAGGGAGTTCCCATGAGCTTTATCACCGACATCAAAACCTTCGCCGCCCTCGGCAGCGGTGTCATCGGCAGCGGCTGGGTCGCGCGTGCCCTCGCCCATGGCCTCGACGTGGTGGCCTGGGACCCGGCGCCCGGCGCAGAAGCTGCGCTGCGCAAACGCGTGGCGAATGCCTGGGGCGCGCTGGAGAAAAACGGTCTGGCGCCCGGTGCTTCGCAGGACCGTCTGCGCTTTGTCGCGACCATCGAAGAATGCGTGCGCGATGCCGACTTCATCCAGGAAAGTGCTCCGGAACGCCTCGAGCTGAAACTGGAACTGCACAGCAAAATCAGCGCGGCGGCCAAACCCAATGCGCTGATCGGCTCCAGCACTTCGGGCCTGTTGCCAAGCGAGTTCTACGAGAGCTCGACCCACCCTGAGCGCTGCGTGGTCGGTCACCCGTTCAACCCGGTTTACCTGTTGCCGCTGGTGGAAGTGGTCGGCGGCAAGAACACCGCACCGGAAGCGGTGCAAGCGGCGATGAAAGTCTACGAATCCCTCGGCATGCGCCCGCTGCATGTGCGCAAGGAAGTGCCGGGGTTTATCGCTGACCGTTTACTCGAAGCGTTGTGGCGTGAGGCGCTGCATCTGGTCAACGACGGGGTGGCGACCACTGGTGAGATCGACGATGCGATACGGTTTGGTGCCGGGCTGCGTTGGTCGTTCATGGGCACGTTCCTGACCTATACGCTGGCCGGTGGTGACGCTGGGATGCGTCATTTCATGTCGCAGTTCGGCCCGGCGTTGCAGTTGCCATGGACCTACCTGCCGGCACCGGAGCTGACCGACAAGCTGATAGATGACGTGGTCGATGGCACCAGCGATCAGCTCGGTCGCCACAGCATTGCGGCGCTGGAGCGCTATCGTGATGACTGCCTGCTGGCGGTGCTGGAGGCGGTGAAGACCACCAAGGAAAAGCACGGGATGAGTTTCAGCGAGTAATCGCCTTCCCCTGTGGCGAGGGAGCTTGCTCCCGCTCGGCCGCGAAGCGGTCGTAAAACCAGTGAATGCTGTCTGACCGACGCACCGCGATCAGAGGTTTTGGGGCTGCTGCGCAGCCCAGCGGGAGCAAGCTCCCTCGCCACAATGTGCATTACGCCAGCGATCTATGGAGTTCAACCATGCCCACTCTCACCACCTACCAAACCACCATCATCCCCGACTGGGTCGACTACAACGGCCATCTGCGCGACGCCTTCTACCTGTTGATCTTCAGCTACGCCACCGACGCGCTGATGGACCGTCTCGGCATGGACAGCAACAACCGCGAAGCCAGCGGCCACTCGCTGTTCACCCTCGAACTGCATCTGAATTATCTGCACGAAGTGAAGCTCGACGCCGAGGTCGAGGTGCGCACGAAGATCATCGGTCACGACAGTAAACGCCTGCACCTCTATCACAGCCTGCACCTGGCCGGCGGCGACCAGGAACTGGCCGGCAACGAGCAGATGCTGCTGCACGTCGATCTCACCGGCCCGCGCTCGGCACCGTTCACCGCCGATACCCTGAGCCGTCTGCAAGCCATCGTCGCCGAGCAAGTCGATCTGCCCGCCCCGGCTTACATCGGCCGTGTCATCGCTCTGCCACCCGCCCGTTAATCCCTCCCACGCAAGGAGCCGCCATGCACACCGCTGCCGCTGTTGCCGATTTCCGTACTTATCCGTTGATCAGCGCGCTGAGCGGCGTGCAGAACCTGGCGGATCGCGTGTCGATTGCCTGGGCCGATGGCCGCATCAGCCCGTTTCATCATGTCTGGTTGCGGGACAACTGTCCGTGCGAGCAGTGCGTCTACACCGTCACTCGCGAGCAGGTGTTCGAGATCGTCGATGCCGCAGCCGACCTCAAACCTGCCGCCGCCCATATCGACAGCGACGGCTGCCTGCGCATCGACTGGCAGGACGGTCACCAGAGCCGCTTCGACCCCGGCTGGTTGCGCGCGCACGCCTATGACGAGCAATCGCGCGCGGAACGGTTGGCAGGCAAACCCAAAGCGTATCTGTGGCGCAGCGATCTGCAGTTGCCGGTGTTCGACTACGCCGCACTGATGAACGACAACGGCGCGCTGCTGCAATGGCTGATCGCGGTGCGCGACATCGGCCTGACGCAAGTACGCGGCGTGCCCACCGAACCGGGATCGCTGAAGCTGATCGCACAGCGCATTTCGTTCATCCGCGAGAGCAACTTCGGCGTGCTGTTCAACGTGCAGTCCAAGGCCGATGCCGACAGCAACGCCTACACCGCTTTCAACCTGCCGTTGCACACCGACTTGCCGACTCGCGAACTGCAACCGGGTCTGCAATTTCTGCATTGCCTGGTGAATGATGCCGAGGGTGGCGAGAGTATTTTCGTCGATGGTTTTGCGATTGCCGATGCTTTGCGTCAGGAAGCACCGGAGCTGTTCCAGGCGCTGTGCGAAATCCCCGTGGAGTTTCGCAACAAGGACCGCCACAGCGACTATCGCTGCCTGGCGCCGATCATTGCGCTGGACGCGTTGGGCCGGGTTGCGGAGATGCGCATGGCGAACTTTCTGCGCGGTGCATTCGATACATCGGTGGAGCAAATGCCGCTGCTGTACCGGGCCTATCGGCGCTTGATTGCGATGACCCGTGAGCCACGTTTTCGCCTGATGCAGCGACTCAATCCGGGTGAACTGTGGTGCTTCGATAATCGCCGCACGCTGCATGCGCGCAACGCATTTGATCCTGCCAGCGGGGCGCGGCATTTCCAGGGCTGCTACATCGATCGGGATGAGTTGTTGTCGCGGATTCTGGTGTTGCAACGCTAGAAAAGATCGCAGCCTTCGGCAGCTCCTACAGGGGATCACATTTCAACTGTAGGAGCTGCCGCAGGCTGCGATCTTTTGACTTTCATGAAACTAAAAAAAGCCCCGATACAAGCCGTGACAGGATCGGGGCAGAGGGTACTGTTGAGGAGCTGCCAGTCGAGGGTGACCAAACCGTCGTGTAGCGAGCTGAGTCCAGTGTGCCCACTCCCCAGGGCGGTCAGTTAGCCGAAAACGACCTGTTCATAGCCGTCGCAGCCACTGCGACAAATCGCCCTTGCCGTCCCTCCGCATGCCTACCAGAATCGAGCCACGACCTCCGTTACCGAAGAAGGATGCGCGCCATGATGTACGCCGATTTGATCGATCAGGAAGACCTGTTGGGCCAGCTCAAGGCATTGGGGTTTCAGGTGCCGAGCGGCTCCACAGCGGAGCAGGCCTGCGAGTGTGCGGTACGTGGTCTGGACAATGTTCGCGCGTTTGAACTGCGCAAGATGGTCAAGGACATGTACACCAGCGGCGCCAGTATCCAGCCTGCGGTGCGCCAGGCGATCGACAAGCAGTTGTTGCCGGCGTTGGCGGATTACCAGCAAAGCCACAGCGCCTGACAAGTAACTGTGGCGAGGGAGCTTGCTCCCGCTGGGCCGCGAAGCGGCCCCAAACCGGCAGATGCACTGTTCCAGATAAATCGCATTCGCAGGTTTAACGAGCGCTTCGCGCTCGAGCGGGAGCAAGCTCCCTCGCCACAAAAACTTTCCGGTCTACAACCTTACGCTGGCAAACGTCGACTCATTACGCGCCTGACTCAACGCCGACATCGGCCCCGACAGCGGCGACATCACGATCGCCTGCGGCAGCGGCAGCATCGCCACTTGCTGGGTGGTGTTGGAGCCTACGCGTTCGTCACGCGGCGGAATGCCGAAGTATTCGCGGTAGCACTTGGAGAAGTGCGGCGTCGAGACGAAACCACACACCGACGCGACTTCGATGATCGACATCGGCGTCTGCTTGAGCAGCTGCCGCGCGCGGATCAGGCGCAGCTTGAGGTAGTAGCGCGACGGCGAGCAGTGCAGGTATTTCTGGAACAGCCGCTCCAGCTGTCGACGCGACACGGCGACGTACACTGCCAGTTCGTCGAGGTCGATCGGCTCTTCGAGGTTGGCTTCCATCAGCGCAACGATTTCCTGCAGCTTCGGCTGGTTGGTGCCGAGCATGTGCTTGAGCGGCACGCGCTGGTGATCCTGCTCGTTGCGGATGCGTTCGTAGACAAACATTTCCGAGATCGCGGCAGACAGCTCACGACCATGATCGCGGCTGATCAGGTGCAGCATCATGTCCAGCGGCGCGGTGCCACCGGAGCTGGTGAAACGGTTACGGTCGAGGGTGAACAGGCGCGTGCTCATGGCCACGCGCGGAAAGGCTTCCTGCATCGCTGCCAGACATTCCCAGTGCACGCTGCAATCGAAACCGTCGAGCAGCCCGGCGCACGCCAAAGCCCAGCTGCCGGTGCACACGGCGCCGAGACGCTTGGACTGACGCGCCTGGCTTTGCAGCCATGACACGTGTTCACGGGTCACGGTGCGTTGAATACCAATACCGCCGCAGACGATCACGGTGTCCAGCGGCGGGGCTTTGTGCATGGAGGCGTCAGGGGTGATTTGCAGACCGTCACTGGCCCACACCTGGCCGCCATCGACGGTGAGAGTGCTCCAGCGATACAACTCGCGACCGGACAATTGGTTGGCCATGCGCAGGGGTTCGACTGCGGAGGCCAGGGAAATCAGCGTGAAATTGTCCAGCAGCAGAAAGCCGATGGATTGAGGCGCACGGTTCTGGGGTTGGGCCCCGGAGTTGAACGACGTCATCGCGGTATCTCCTCACACAAAGCGGGTGATGGCCTCAGGCGGAGGCTCTTGTTATTGCCGGCGTTCTCGCGTGGGAGACGGGCTTTGTTATGACAGAGCAATTGCCATGCCTAAAATTGAATGGCTGTTCAATAACTCCTGAAAACGACGTCGCGACGTGTCTATTCAAGACGTCGGACACAGGGTGTTTCGAAGTGCCATCAGCGGCGTCGAGAGCCCTGCCCCGCTGCCTGTGAGCAGATCGGTAGCACTTGTGGGAACAGGCTTGCGCGGGGTTGTTTCAGAGTGTCACCGCAAGCACGGGTGACGGACGGTAGGCAACGCGAAGGGTGCGCTGTGGGAGGGAAACACTCTTGTCTGATTGCGACGCGCTAAAAGGTGGCGTGATTTGATTAGCGTGTGCACTTGGTGAGCAGTTTTGACTGGTCTGCTCATATTCCCAGGGAGGGTTACAGGTTCTTGTGGCGAGGGAGCTTGCTCCCGCTGGACTGCGAAGCAGGCCCAAACCAGACTTCGCGGTCCCTCAGTTGAAACGCACCAAGCTGATTGCGACTGCTGCGCAGCCGAGCGGGAGCAAGCTCCCTCGCCACAGAAAAATGTCTCAGCACTCAACGGCGCTAACCGCCAGACCACCCCGCGAGGTCTCTTTATATTTGTCATGCATATCGGCGCCGGTATCACGCATGGTGCGGATCACCCGGTCCAGCGAGATGAAGTGCTGACCATCGCCGCGTAGGGCCATCTGCGCCGCGTTGATCGCCTTCACAGCGGCAATTGCGTTGCGCTCGATGCACGGCACCTGCACCAGACCGCCGACCGGATCGCAGGTCAGACCAAGGTTATGTTCCAGGCCGATTTCCGCCGCGTTGCACAGTTGCTCCGGTGTCGCGCCCAAGATCTCCGCCAGACCCGCTGCCGCCATCGCGCAGGCCGAGCCGACTTCGCCCTGGCAGCCAACTTCGGCACCGGAGATCGAGGCGTTCTTCTTGCACAGAATCCCCACCGCTGCCGCACCCAAAAAGTAGTCGACGACGTTGGCGTCGGTGACTGCTTCGCTGAACTTCATAAAATAGTGCAACACCGCCGGAATGATCCCTGCCGCGCCATTGGTCGGTGCGGTGACCATGCGCCCACCCGCCGCGTTTTCTTCGTTGACCGCGAGGGCAAACAGATTGACCCACTCCATGGCACTGAGGGTCGAGCCGATCACATTGGGCTTGTTCAACTCCTGCAGGCTGCGATGCAACTTGGCCGCGCGCCGGCGCACATTGAGACCGCCGGGAAGGATGCCTTCGTGCTTGAGGCCCTGCTCCACGCAATCCTGCATCGCCCGCCACAGCTTCATCAGTCCGGCGCGGATTTCCTCTTCGCTGCGCCAGACCTTTTCGTTGGCCATCATCAGTTCGGCGACACGCAGGTTGTTCTTTTGGCACAGCTGCAGCAGTTCCACCGCGCTGGAAAAGTCATAAGGCAATTCGGTGCGATCCAGATCGACCACGCCGCTGGACGCCTGCGCCTGATCCACCACAAAACCGCCACCGACCGAATAGTAAGTGTCGCGATGAATCTCGCCGTGATCGCCTTCGGCAACCAGAGTCATGGCGTTGGGATGGAACGGCAGGTTTTCGTCGATCAGGCGCATGTCGCGGGCCCAGACAAACGGCACCGACAGACGACCATCCAATAACAGCGTGTGAGTTTCGCGCAGCGCCTGAATGCGCGGGCCGATCTGCGACGGGTCGATTGCGTCCGGCCACTCGCCCATCAAGCCCATGATCACTGCATTGTCGCTGCCGTGGCCGATACCGGTAGCCGACAGCGAGCCGAACAGTTGCACTTCTATACGCCGTACCTGCTCCAGCAGGTGCCGGTCGCGTAGCGCTTCGACAAACAGGGCGGCGGCGCGCATCGGGCCGACGGTGTGGGAACTGGACGGGCCGATGCCGATTTTGAACAGGTCGAAAACGCTGATAGCCATTGCTGCAGAGCTCCTGAGGATGCCGTTCCCGGGCGTTAAGCGCCCGCTGGCGGAGCTGCTACGCTCAAGCTGCGATCCGCCGGAATGCCCGCATCATCAGGCTTTTGTCAGGTCGCTCGGCGTCTGACACCGACGCACTCATGCCCACCAACGCCGTGCCGGTTTCCTCCCGTGTTTTCGCCGTTTTTATGCGGTTCAGATGGCCAAACGGGGCGGAAAAAAGCTGTAAACGACGTCACTGACACTGGATGCGACCATCCCTGTACTGGATACGACCCACCCTGTAGGCGTCAGATTTTCACTGGTACATGATCGTTATGACTCGATTGCAAGGCGCCGTGGTAGAGCTGTCTCCAGAACGCCATCCAACCGCAACCTATAAGTGCGGTGGTCCACAGTCGGAACACTGCCAAAAAAAACACCAAGGAGTCCATCCATGAAAGGTTCCCCGTCGTTGTTGTTGGCCGCCATGCTGAGTCTGCCGTTACTGGCTCAAGCCGCAGAACCGGCGCAGTGCAGTACCGTGAATTTCTCCGATGTCGGCTGGACCGACATCACCGCCACCACCGCCACCACGTCGGTGGTGCTCGACGCCCTCGGCTACAAGACCAAGACCACCATGATTTCCGTGCCGGTGACCTACAAGTCGCTGGCCGACGGCAAGAACATGGACGTGTTCCTCGGCAACTGGATGCCGACCATGGAAAACGACATCAAGGCCTACCGCGATGCCGGCACCGTGGAAACCGTGCGCACCAACCTCAAGGGCGCCAAGTACACCCTCGCCGTGCCGCAAGCCTTGTATGACAAGGGTCTGCATGACTTCGCCGACATTGCCAAATTCAAGAAGGAACTCGACGGCAAGATCTACGGCATCGAGCCTGGCAACGACGGCAACCGCCTGATCCAGAGCATGATCGACAAGAACGCCTTCGGTCTCAAGGACGCCGGTTTCAAGGTCGTCGAATCGTCCGAGGCGGGCATGCTCTCGCAGGTTGATCGCGCGCAGAAACGCGACACCGCCGTGGTCTTCCTCGGCTGGGCGCCGCACCCGATGAACAAGCGCTTCAAGATCCAATACCTGACCGGCGGCGATGACTTCTTCGGCCCCGACTTCGGTGCCGCCACCGTGGCGACCAACACCCGCAAGGGCTACTCCACCGAATGCAGCAACGTCGGTCAGTTGCTGAAAAACCTGGAGTTCAATGTCGACATGGAAAGCGAGCTGATGGGCAACATCCTCGACGACAAGATGAAGCCTGAAGCGGCCGCCAAGGCCTGGCTGAAAAAGAATCCACAGGTGCTCGATACCTGGCTCGCTGGCGTGACCACCATTGACGGTAAACCTGGCCTGGAAGCCGTGAAAGCCAAGCTCGCACAGTAATTGCCTTACGCCGGGCGAGTTCGCTCGCCCGGGCTGTTTATTCCTTGCATGCGGACGTTCACTACCATGCTGATTGATCAGAAAATCCCTTTAGGCCAGTACATCGCGGGCTTCGTCGAATGGTTGACGCAACACGGCGCCAGCACCTTCGACGCAATCGCCGTGACCCTGGAAACGATGATCCACGGCGTGACGTTTGCGCTGACCTGGTTCAATCCTTTCGTCTTGATCGGCCTCATCGCCCTGCTCGCGCATTTCATCCAGCGCAAATGGGGGCTGACTGTTTTTGTGATTGCCTCGTTCCTGCTGATCCTCAATCTGGGGTACTGGCAGGAAACCATGGAAACCCTCGCCCAGGTCATGTTCGCGACCCTGGTCTGCGTGGTCATCGGCGTGCCGTTGGGCATCGTCGCCGCGCACAAGCCGATGTTCTACACTTTGATGAGGCCGGTACTCGATCTGATGCAGACCGTACCGACCTTCGTTTACCTCATTCCGACCCTGACCCTCTTCGGGCTGGGTGTGGTGCCGGGCCTGATCTCCACGGTGGTGTTCGCCATCGCTGCGCCGATCCGCCTGACCTACCTGGGCATCCGCGATGTCCCGCAAGAACTGATGGACGCCGGCAAAGCCTTCGGCTGCTCGCGTCGCCAATTGCTCTCACGGATCGAACTGCCTCACGCCATGCCGAGCATCGCTGCCGGCATCACCCAGTGCATCATGCTGTCGCTGTCGATGGTGGTGATCGCGGCACTGGTGGGCGCCGACGGACTCGGCAAACCGGTGGTCAACGCACTGAACACTGCTGATATCGCCCTGGGCTTCGAAGCAGGCCTGGCGATCGTACTGCTGGCGATCATGCTCGACCGTATCTGCAAACAACCCGACGCCAAAGTAGGGGGTGACGCATGAGCATAATTCGCTTCGAAGACGTCGACGTAATCTTCTCCAAGGATCCACGCGAGGCACTCAAGCTGCTGGATCAGGGCATGACGCGCAACGAGATCCTGAAAAAGACCGGGCAGATCGTTGGCGTGGAAAAGGCCAGTCTGGACATCAATAAGGGCGAGATCTGTGTACTGATGGGCTTGTCCGGCTCCGGCAAGTCGAGCCTGCTGCGCTGCATCAACGGCCTCAACACCGTGAGCCGCGGCAAGCTGTTCGTCGAGCACGAAGGCAAGCAGATCGACATCGCTTCCTGCACCCCGGCCGAACTGAAAATGATGCGCACCAAACGCATCGCCATGGTGTTCCAGAAGTTCGCCCTGATGCCGTGGCTGACGGTGCGCGAGAACATCAGTTTCGGTCTGGAGATGCAGGGTCGCCCGGAGAAGGAACGGCGCAAACTGGTGGACGACAAGCTTGAACTGGTGGGCCTGACCCAGTGGCGCAACAAGAAACCCGATGAACTCTCCGGCGGCATGCAGCAGCGTGTGGGCCTGGCGCGGGCGCTGGCGATGGACGCGGACATTCTGCTGATGGACGAACCGTTCTCGGCACTCGACCCGCTGATCCGCCAAGGCCTGCAGGACGAACTGCTGGAACTGCAACGCAAGCTGAGCAAGACCATCGTGTTTGTCAGTCACGACCTCGACGAGGCGCTGAAACTGGGTAGCCGCATCGCGATCATGAAGGACGGCCGGATCATCCAGTACAGCGTGCCGGAAGAGATCGTGCTCAACCCCGCGGACGACTATGTGCGCACCTTCGTGGCCCACACCAACCCGCTCAACGTGCTCTGCGGTCGCAGCCTGATGCGCACGCTGGACAACTGCAAACGCATCAACGGTTCGGTGTGCCTCGACCCGGGTGGCGATTCGTGGCTGGACCTGGCTGAAGGCAACACGATCAAGGGTGCGCGGCAGAACGGTTCGGTGCTGAACCTGCAGAACTGGGCACCGGGCCAAGCGGTGGAAGCGCTGGAGCGCAAGCCGACCCTGGTGGACTCGAACATCGGCATGCGCGACGCGCTGCAGATTCGCTACCAGACCGGCAACAAACTGGTGCTGCACGACAACAACCATGTGGTGGGGATTCTTGGCGACAGCGAGCTGTATCACGCGTTGCTGGGCAAGAACCTGGGGTAAACACCCCGGACACGAAAACGCCGCGAGAGGATCGCGGCGTTTTTGTTGGTACAGAAATTGACATGAGACATGGACAACTGTGGCGAGGGAGCTTGCTCCCGCTTGAGTGCGCAGCACTCACAAATTCCTGGGGTCGCTTCGCAACCCAGCGGGAGCAAGCTCCCTCGCCACAACAGCTTCACCATTAACTCAAGGGTTAGCTATACACCCGGCCAAGGAGTTGCCGATGGCTTTCAAACTGATCGAGCACATCGCGTGTGATCTGATCCTGCGTGAAGCCCATCAGGTCGTAATCCTGGCTGCCGTTGTGCAGATACACCTCGGCGCGGTAGTAACGCTGGCGCGCTTCATCGGACTGGGCCGATTCGGTCGGGGTCGCCAGGTAGCCGTCCAGGCTCACTTCGTAGACGAAAGGGTTGCCCTCTTCCATCTCGACGCGCACGCCCATGCAGCGCTTGGATTTGCCCAGCAGCGTCTGCACTTCCAGACCCTGTGCACGCAGCTGCGCAGCAGCGTCGTCCAGTGCCGGGGTCACGTGTTTGTCCATGAAGCGTTGCACCACCGATTGGCTCGGTTGCAGGTCCAGTTGCGTCAGACGCTCGCTGAAACCACGACGACCGCGTTCAGCCAGTTGCGCCTGCTCCTGTTCGATGTGCACGTCCTGACGCATCGCCTTGTGCAGGCCGAACATGAAGCAGATCAACACCACCGAGAACGGCAGACCGGCCAGCACCACCATGGTCTGCATGGCTTCGAAGTTACCGGCAAACAGCAGACCGATGGTCACCAGGGTGATCACCACCGACCAGAAGATCCGCAGCCAGTGCGGCGCATCTTCATCAACGTTGCCGCCCTTGCAGGACAGATTCGCCATCATCACCGCGCCGGAGTCGGCCGGGGTCAGGAACAGCACGAAACCGACGAAGATCGACACACCGATGACGACTTTCGACGCCGGGTAGTGTTCCAGCAACTGGTAGATCGCCATAGATGGCTGTTCCAGCGCCGTCTTGCCGAGTTCCACCGCGCCCTGGTTCATCACCAGATCCAGTGCCGAGTTACCGAAGATCGACAGCCATGCCAGGGTAAAACCCAGCGGGATCAGCAGCACGCCAGCGACCAGTTCACGCACGGTACGACCACGGGAAATACGCGCAATGAACATGCCGACGAATGGTGCCCAGGAAATCCACCACGCCCAGTAGAACAGGGTCCACAGGCCCAGCCAGCGGTCGGACTTGGCGCTGTCGCCTTCATAGACGTACAGGTCAAAGGTCTTCAGTACCACGCCGTTGAGGTAGTCGCCGATGTTCTGCACGAAGCCGTTGAGCAAGTGCAAAGTCGGGCCGAACAGCAGAACGAAAATCAGCAGACCGCTGAACAGCA harbors:
- a CDS encoding BCCT family transporter, whose product is MFYTSTALILLLTAILIIAPQEAGRMLGMAQAWLSRSFGWYYMVVIAAYLVFVVGLAFSSYGKLKLGSKDDTPDFSYGAWAGMLFSSGIGISLLYFGASEPLDHYFNPPEGASATNMAARQAVQLTFLHWGLHGWAIYALVGLAVAYFAYRHNQPLALRSALYPLVGERWVKGAAGHAVDGFGMFVTLLGLVTNLGIGSLQVSSGLENLFGMEHSNTNLLIVIIVMSTVATIAAVSGVENGIRRLSNLNIVLFSGLLIFVLLFGPTLHLLNGFVQNIGDYLNGVVLKTFDLYVYEGDSAKSDRWLGLWTLFYWAWWISWAPFVGMFIARISRGRTVRELVAGVLLIPLGFTLAWLSIFGNSALDLVMNQGAVELGKTALEQPSMAIYQLLEHYPASKVVIGVSIFVGFVLFLTPADSGAVMMANLSCKGGNVDEDAPHWLRIFWSVVITLVTIGLLFAGNFEAMQTMVVLAGLPFSVVLICFMFGLHKAMRQDVHIEQEQAQLAERGRRGFSERLTQLDLQPSQSVVQRFMDKHVTPALDDAAAQLRAQGLEVQTLLGKSKRCMGVRVEMEEGNPFVYEVSLDGYLATPTESAQSDEARQRYYRAEVYLHNGSQDYDLMGFTQDQITRDVLDQFESHRQLLGRVYS
- the choV gene encoding choline ABC transporter ATP-binding protein; protein product: MSIIRFEDVDVIFSKDPREALKLLDQGMTRNEILKKTGQIVGVEKASLDINKGEICVLMGLSGSGKSSLLRCINGLNTVSRGKLFVEHEGKQIDIASCTPAELKMMRTKRIAMVFQKFALMPWLTVRENISFGLEMQGRPEKERRKLVDDKLELVGLTQWRNKKPDELSGGMQQRVGLARALAMDADILLMDEPFSALDPLIRQGLQDELLELQRKLSKTIVFVSHDLDEALKLGSRIAIMKDGRIIQYSVPEEIVLNPADDYVRTFVAHTNPLNVLCGRSLMRTLDNCKRINGSVCLDPGGDSWLDLAEGNTIKGARQNGSVLNLQNWAPGQAVEALERKPTLVDSNIGMRDALQIRYQTGNKLVLHDNNHVVGILGDSELYHALLGKNLG